The Impatiens glandulifera chromosome 3, dImpGla2.1, whole genome shotgun sequence genome contains a region encoding:
- the LOC124932576 gene encoding plastocyanin-like translates to MAAVTSSAAVVIPSFTGLKASKVTATTTTVKVSTPFRKFSVKASMKDVGAAVFATAASAILAANAMALDVNLGGDDGSLVFEPSTFSVSSGDTIVFKNNKGFPHNIVFDEDEVPGGVDVAKISMSEEDLLNAPGETYSVTLTAKGTYGFYCSPHQGAGMVGKVTVN, encoded by the coding sequence ATGGCTGCCGTTACCTCTTCCGCCGCCGTCGTCATTCCCTCTTTCACCGGCCTAAAGGCATCTAAAGTAACCGCAACCACCACCACCGTTAAAGTTTCCACCCCATTCAGGAAATTCAGCGTCAAGGCCTCAATGAAGGACGTGGGCGCAGCCGTGTTCGCGACTGCGGCCAGCGCGATTCTGGCGGCGAACGCTATGGCTTTGGATGTAAACCTAGGAGGCGACGACGGAAGTCTGGTGTTCGAGCCGAGCACATTCTCGGTATCATCGGGAGACACAATCGTTTTCAAGAACAACAAGGGGTTCCCGCACAACATAGTTTTCGacgaagacgaggttccgggcGGTGTGGACGTGGCGAAGATATCGATGAGCGAGGAAGACCTTTTGAACGCTCCGGGAGAGACCTACAGCGTTACCCTTACCGCCAAGGGAACCTATGGCTTCTACTGTTCTCCTCACCAGGGCGCAGGGATGGTTGGTAAAGTCACCGTTAACTGA